Proteins from a single region of Pseudopedobacter saltans DSM 12145:
- a CDS encoding dihydrofolate reductase family protein, protein MKKIIFAINVTLDGCCDHTKGMADDEIHEYFADLLRQVDVLIYGRKTYELMVPFWPDMAKNHSGQTNAINDFARAFDAVSKIVVFSRSLEKIDHSKTTVVNTNLREEILKLKQGEGKNILLGGVDLTSQIIELDLIDEYHFVVQPLIVGKGRRLWDRADLPERLQLKLIESRVFKSGAIMLRYTK, encoded by the coding sequence ATGAAAAAAATAATCTTTGCGATTAACGTGACTCTAGATGGCTGTTGTGATCACACGAAAGGAATGGCTGATGATGAAATACATGAATATTTCGCGGATCTCTTGCGACAAGTCGATGTACTTATTTATGGTCGCAAGACTTATGAGTTGATGGTTCCTTTTTGGCCCGATATGGCAAAAAATCATTCAGGACAGACAAATGCTATCAATGATTTTGCCCGGGCATTTGATGCCGTTAGTAAAATCGTTGTTTTTTCACGCTCTTTAGAAAAAATAGATCATTCGAAAACGACAGTAGTTAATACAAATCTTAGGGAAGAAATACTCAAATTGAAACAGGGAGAAGGGAAAAATATTTTACTAGGTGGTGTGGATCTTACTTCGCAAATTATAGAACTCGACCTGATCGATGAATATCACTTTGTAGTTCAACCTTTAATTGTAGGAAAAGGAAGAAGACTTTGGGATAGAGCTGATTTACCCGAAAGGTTACAATTGAAGCTTATAGAATCTAGAGTATTTAAATCGGGAGCTATTATGCTTCGTTATACAAAATAA
- the aroC gene encoding chorismate synthase, translating into MAGNSFGEIFRITTFGESHGKAIGVIIDGCPPNVTVDEEFIQNELDKRKPGQSKITTQRKESDTCQILSGVFEGKTTGTPIAIIIPNEDQKSKDYDHNKDVFRPSHADYVYHQKYGIRDHRGGGRSSARETAARVAAGAIAKLALKQVGIEIAAHVSSVGTIDAPHVDISSVSEFEALRESNIARCADPATANEMIALIDSVRKAGDTIGGKVSCTVKNCPVGLGEPVFDKLHADLGKAMLSINAVHGFDYGSGFDGSTMRGSEHNDIFDVDTDGKVITRTNFSGGIQGGISNGMDINFRVAFKPVATIMTNQQTINKDGQIDEIKGKGRHDPCVVPRAVAIVEAMAALVVLDHYLRNKVYR; encoded by the coding sequence ATGGCAGGAAATTCATTCGGAGAGATTTTTAGAATTACGACTTTTGGAGAGTCTCATGGTAAAGCTATTGGGGTTATCATTGATGGATGTCCGCCAAATGTTACTGTTGATGAAGAATTTATCCAGAACGAACTGGATAAGCGTAAACCTGGTCAATCTAAAATCACTACACAAAGAAAAGAATCCGACACTTGTCAGATTTTATCTGGTGTTTTTGAAGGAAAAACCACAGGTACTCCTATCGCAATCATCATTCCTAACGAAGATCAGAAATCCAAAGATTACGATCACAATAAAGACGTTTTCAGGCCTTCACATGCCGATTATGTCTACCATCAAAAATATGGCATAAGGGACCACCGTGGTGGTGGTCGCTCTTCTGCAAGGGAAACCGCCGCCCGCGTTGCCGCCGGAGCAATTGCGAAATTGGCATTGAAACAGGTAGGCATCGAAATAGCAGCTCACGTTTCTTCAGTTGGGACAATAGATGCTCCCCATGTTGACATTTCTTCGGTTTCAGAATTTGAAGCTTTAAGGGAAAGTAATATCGCAAGATGTGCCGATCCGGCTACTGCAAACGAAATGATTGCATTAATTGATTCGGTAAGAAAAGCTGGCGACACTATAGGTGGCAAAGTTTCCTGTACTGTCAAAAACTGTCCGGTTGGATTAGGCGAGCCTGTGTTTGATAAATTACACGCCGACCTGGGCAAAGCTATGCTAAGCATCAATGCTGTTCATGGTTTTGATTATGGTTCAGGTTTCGATGGTTCCACCATGCGAGGTTCAGAACATAATGACATCTTCGATGTGGATACCGATGGAAAAGTAATTACCAGAACAAATTTCTCAGGAGGTATACAAGGCGGTATCTCTAACGGAATGGACATCAATTTCAGGGTAGCATTCAAACCGGTAGCAACTATTATGACCAACCAGCAAACCATCAATAAAGATGGCCAGATTGATGAAATCAAAGGTAAAGGTCGCCACGATCCTTGTGTAGTTCCCAGAGCGGTCGCTATTGTTGAAGCTATGGCAGCTTTAGTAGTGCTGGATCATTATTTGAGAAATAAGGTATATCGGTAA
- the gloA2 gene encoding SMU1112c/YaeR family gloxylase I-like metalloprotein produces the protein MFVDIHHIAIICSDYQKSKHFYTRILGLEVINETYRKERDSYKLDLALNKHYIIELFSFPNPPERPSRPEACGLRHLAFSVKNIDLTVELLNKKGVSTEDIRIDEITGKRFTFFSDPDNLPLEIYEL, from the coding sequence ATGTTTGTCGACATTCATCACATCGCTATCATCTGCTCTGATTATCAAAAATCAAAACATTTTTATACTCGGATACTCGGACTTGAAGTAATAAATGAAACTTATAGAAAGGAAAGAGATTCTTATAAACTTGATTTAGCGTTGAATAAGCATTACATCATAGAATTGTTTTCATTTCCAAATCCTCCTGAAAGACCCTCCAGACCGGAAGCCTGCGGCCTGAGACATCTCGCATTTTCAGTAAAAAACATCGACCTTACAGTGGAACTCCTAAATAAAAAAGGTGTTTCTACCGAAGACATCAGAATTGACGAAATTACCGGGAAACGTTTTACTTTTTTTAGTGATCCGGATAATTTACCTTTAGAGATTTATGAATTATAA
- a CDS encoding SDR family NAD(P)-dependent oxidoreductase — MSLYALITGASGGIGRAIAYKLASHKINLILVSRSEQKLNEVASDISAKFDVDALYLSLDLSYPDSNTILLNFLNEKNIGINILVNNAGYGLSGPLLNTGLSDWINMLSLNMISLTSLTYTFLPILKSQQKGYILNIASIAAYQSIPFLSLYAASKSFVLSFSRGLAKELEGSGVSVTCVSPGPTDTEFIVRARVGRTGQHTAKRVNMTPEEVASIAVKAMFSERKEIVPGLINKMGVFLSWLLPKSLVESVSAKIYQ; from the coding sequence ATGTCATTGTATGCTTTAATAACAGGAGCAAGCGGAGGAATCGGACGAGCCATTGCTTACAAACTAGCTTCGCATAAAATAAACCTGATTTTGGTTTCCCGGTCGGAGCAAAAACTCAATGAAGTGGCATCGGATATAAGTGCTAAGTTTGATGTTGATGCTTTATATCTATCTTTAGATTTATCATATCCGGACTCGAATACCATATTGTTAAACTTTCTAAATGAAAAAAATATTGGGATTAATATATTAGTTAATAATGCCGGTTACGGTTTAAGTGGACCTTTATTAAATACCGGGCTAAGCGACTGGATTAATATGTTAAGCCTGAACATGATATCTTTAACAAGTCTGACTTATACTTTTCTTCCAATACTAAAATCTCAACAAAAGGGTTATATTTTAAATATTGCAAGTATTGCTGCTTATCAGTCAATTCCTTTTCTTTCATTGTATGCTGCTAGTAAATCATTTGTTTTATCTTTCAGCAGAGGATTGGCGAAAGAATTGGAAGGTAGTGGTGTTTCAGTAACTTGTGTTTCTCCCGGACCAACAGACACGGAGTTTATCGTAAGAGCGAGAGTTGGAAGAACCGGACAACATACTGCAAAAAGGGTAAACATGACACCGGAGGAAGTTGCATCTATTGCTGTAAAAGCAATGTTTAGCGAAAGAAAAGAGATTGTACCAGGATTGATTAATAAAATGGGTGTATTTTTATCCTGGCTTTTGCCTAAGTCTTTAGTGGAAAGCGTTTCTGCTAAAATATATCAATAA
- a CDS encoding citrate synthase: MSETAEIKLGEKTLQLPVIEGTENEKAIDISKLRDQSGYITLDSGFKNTGATKSAITFLDGEKGILKYRGYSIEDLAEKASFLEVAYLLIYGELPTKAQVENFQNQINKHTLVHEDMKKFFDGFPSKSHPMGQLSSLVCSLSAFYPESLNPNQSKEEQELTIIKLLAKMTTIVSWIYKKSLGHPVNYPQNRLDYVTNFMSMTFSYTTEEYEVDPVVIDAMNKLLILHADHEQNCSTSTVRIVGSSDCNLYASISAGISALWGPLHGGANQAVIEMLEKIKEDGGDVEKWVAKAKDKNDPFRLMGFGHRVYKNFDPRAKIIKKACDDVLAKMGINDPVLDIAKKLEAVALNDPYFVERKLYPNVDFYSGILYRAFGFPTEMFTVLFALGRLPGWIAQWKEMKENREPIGRPRQIYVGEKDREYIPLENR; this comes from the coding sequence ATGTCAGAAACAGCAGAAATTAAGCTAGGAGAGAAGACTCTCCAGTTGCCGGTAATTGAAGGAACAGAAAACGAAAAAGCAATAGACATTTCTAAATTAAGAGATCAGAGCGGATATATAACTTTAGATAGTGGCTTTAAAAATACTGGAGCTACGAAAAGTGCTATCACGTTTTTAGATGGTGAAAAAGGTATTTTAAAATATAGAGGCTATTCTATTGAGGATTTGGCAGAAAAAGCGTCTTTCCTGGAAGTTGCATATTTGTTGATTTACGGAGAATTGCCAACAAAAGCACAAGTAGAAAATTTCCAAAATCAGATCAATAAACATACATTGGTTCATGAAGATATGAAGAAATTCTTTGATGGATTTCCTTCAAAATCACATCCAATGGGGCAATTGTCTTCTTTAGTATGTTCTTTATCTGCATTCTATCCGGAATCATTAAATCCTAATCAAAGTAAAGAAGAGCAAGAGCTTACCATAATAAAATTGTTGGCGAAAATGACCACAATTGTTTCATGGATTTATAAAAAATCTTTGGGACATCCGGTAAATTATCCGCAAAACAGATTGGATTATGTAACCAACTTCATGTCTATGACATTTTCTTATACAACAGAAGAATATGAAGTAGATCCTGTTGTTATTGATGCAATGAATAAGCTGTTAATTCTTCATGCTGATCATGAGCAAAACTGCTCTACATCGACTGTAAGAATAGTTGGGTCTTCTGATTGTAACTTGTATGCTTCTATTTCAGCTGGTATTTCTGCTTTATGGGGGCCTCTACATGGTGGAGCTAATCAGGCAGTTATCGAAATGCTTGAGAAAATAAAAGAAGATGGTGGAGATGTAGAAAAGTGGGTAGCAAAAGCAAAGGATAAAAATGATCCTTTCCGTTTAATGGGATTTGGACATAGAGTTTATAAAAATTTCGATCCAAGAGCAAAGATTATTAAAAAAGCTTGTGATGATGTTTTAGCTAAAATGGGAATAAACGATCCGGTTTTAGATATAGCGAAAAAATTGGAAGCTGTAGCATTAAACGATCCATATTTTGTTGAAAGAAAACTTTATCCAAATGTAGATTTCTATTCTGGTATATTGTACAGGGCATTTGGTTTCCCTACAGAGATGTTTACAGTGTTATTTGCTTTAGGACGTCTTCCTGGATGGATTGCGCAGTGGAAAGAAATGAAAGAAAACAGAGAACCTATTGGAAGGCCTCGACAAATTTATGTAGGGGAAAAAGACAGAGAATATATTCCTTTAGAAAACAGATAA
- a CDS encoding 2-hydroxyacid dehydrogenase, with the protein MSEKLVFITSRIPQIGLELLDKAGIFYRQWPHERKITKEELIENVKECNILLNIGSNQLDEAFFKACPKLELVSLLSVGYDHVNIGAANQYRVPVTNTPGVLSKATADTAFLLMLASSRKALFQYKKILDGKWQKNVPTDILGIELHDRTLGVFGLGRIGLEMAKLCKGAYNMDIIYHNRNRNAEAEEILGAKWVNFEDLLKQSDVLSVHSQLSKETEGLFNYDVFSKMKKTSIFINTSRGAVHNEEDLIRALQDGKIWGAGLDVTNPEPMTADSPLLTMPTVAILPHIGSATVETRDEMARLAVQNIIAKINNEFLLTCINPEVLEIT; encoded by the coding sequence ATGTCAGAAAAATTAGTTTTTATTACGAGCAGAATTCCCCAAATAGGTTTAGAGTTATTAGATAAGGCAGGGATTTTTTATAGACAATGGCCTCACGAAAGAAAAATTACCAAGGAAGAACTGATTGAAAATGTAAAGGAATGCAATATATTGTTGAATATAGGTTCTAATCAGTTAGATGAGGCTTTTTTTAAAGCTTGCCCAAAATTAGAATTGGTTTCTCTTTTGAGTGTTGGTTATGACCATGTAAATATAGGGGCTGCAAATCAGTATCGTGTACCCGTTACCAATACTCCGGGCGTATTAAGTAAGGCTACTGCCGATACAGCATTTTTATTGATGTTGGCTTCGTCGAGAAAGGCACTGTTTCAGTACAAAAAGATATTAGACGGGAAATGGCAGAAAAATGTTCCGACAGATATTCTTGGTATTGAATTGCATGACAGAACATTAGGTGTTTTTGGGTTGGGAAGGATAGGATTAGAAATGGCAAAGCTTTGCAAAGGAGCTTACAATATGGATATAATTTACCACAACCGAAACAGAAATGCTGAAGCTGAAGAAATATTAGGAGCAAAATGGGTGAATTTCGAGGATTTACTAAAGCAAAGTGATGTGTTAAGTGTTCATTCTCAGTTAAGTAAAGAGACGGAAGGACTATTTAATTATGATGTTTTTTCTAAAATGAAGAAAACATCAATTTTTATTAACACATCAAGAGGCGCGGTGCATAATGAAGAAGACCTCATTAGAGCTCTTCAGGACGGAAAAATTTGGGGTGCGGGTTTAGACGTAACTAATCCAGAGCCTATGACAGCGGATAGCCCTTTGTTAACGATGCCAACGGTTGCAATACTTCCGCATATCGGATCGGCAACGGTAGAGACAAGAGATGAAATGGCAAGATTGGCTGTTCAAAATATAATAGCAAAAATCAATAACGAATTTTTATTAACATGTATTAATCCTGAAGTTTTGGAGATTACCTAA
- a CDS encoding AraC family transcriptional regulator: protein MKKRKGFSGERIIDVDSVLKDEDSKGLIFSKIGFFPKARHQHSEGRENSLYILLYCIDGIGEVVIDGHQHVLNIGDFVIIPKLTDYAYYANKGNPWSFYWFYFKDDLSLINNMLDFFYKRNKMAKGNLSYNEERIALFGAIFDNLNKGYSTDNLLILNMCLINFLSSLVFSFALVKKDQQDKSKNRIEEAIDFMKNRVEGNLTLAELSKMTSLSNSQFSHLFKETTGISPLEYFNQLKIKRAARYLENTGLQMKQIAYKVGIQDAAYFSRLFTKIMGISPIKYKQSLLQK from the coding sequence ATGAAAAAACGAAAAGGCTTTTCCGGAGAACGAATTATAGACGTGGATAGCGTTTTAAAAGATGAAGATTCAAAAGGATTGATATTTTCGAAAATAGGTTTTTTCCCAAAAGCGAGACATCAGCATAGTGAAGGTCGGGAAAACAGTTTATATATATTATTATATTGTATAGACGGAATAGGAGAAGTTGTAATAGATGGACATCAACATGTATTGAATATAGGTGATTTTGTCATCATTCCTAAATTAACCGATTATGCGTATTACGCCAATAAAGGAAATCCATGGAGTTTTTACTGGTTTTATTTTAAGGATGATTTGTCTTTGATAAACAATATGCTTGATTTTTTTTATAAACGTAATAAAATGGCAAAAGGAAACCTAAGTTATAACGAAGAACGCATAGCGCTTTTCGGAGCGATATTCGATAATTTAAATAAAGGGTATAGTACAGACAATTTATTGATACTTAATATGTGTCTGATAAACTTTTTAAGTTCATTGGTTTTTAGTTTTGCTTTGGTAAAGAAAGATCAGCAGGATAAATCTAAAAATAGGATAGAGGAGGCGATAGATTTTATGAAAAATAGAGTGGAAGGCAATCTTACATTAGCAGAACTTTCCAAAATGACCAGTTTGTCAAATTCGCAATTTTCTCATCTATTTAAGGAAACAACCGGTATTTCTCCTCTGGAATATTTCAACCAGCTTAAAATAAAGCGAGCAGCCAGGTATTTAGAGAATACTGGCTTGCAAATGAAACAGATTGCCTATAAAGTTGGAATTCAGGACGCGGCTTATTTTTCGCGCTTGTTTACCAAAATAATGGGGATTTCGCCTATAAAATATAAACAATCTCTTTTACAAAAATAA
- the aroA gene encoding 3-phosphoshikimate 1-carboxyvinyltransferase, translating to MGKNILISNSNKNINQTIELTGSKSESNRALIIQALSKGKVQIENLSSAADTVTLDNILKNAAAGNIAEANVGPAGTAMRFLASYLTVKGINTVLTGTERMKQRPIGILVDALRHIGGEIVYIENEGFPPLQIPSQFIQKSEAVKIKGDISSQYITSLLLIASFLPKGLTLEIEGELTSRPYVEMTLGFLEQCGIKYTWNDNKIAIPHQEFNESKLIVEPDWSAASYWYAFAALADSATITLPYLRQNSLQGDSAIVEIMSHFGVKTTFNETGLILEKVSTPLDSKFFDLKNCPDLAQTVIVVSAALGHEATFTGLETLKIKETDRIKALQEQLAKIGVKLIEKDLNYTLDCSGLHFPEKIFINTYEDHRMAMAFAPLALFVKEVEIEEERVVDKSYPHYWEDVRKIGFTLS from the coding sequence ATGGGAAAGAATATTCTCATCAGCAATAGCAATAAGAATATCAATCAGACCATAGAACTGACAGGCTCTAAAAGCGAAAGCAACAGAGCTTTAATCATACAGGCATTAAGCAAAGGAAAGGTTCAGATAGAGAACCTTTCTTCTGCTGCCGACACGGTAACTCTGGATAATATTCTGAAAAATGCAGCTGCTGGAAATATTGCAGAAGCAAATGTGGGTCCAGCGGGTACTGCTATGCGTTTTCTAGCATCTTACCTTACAGTAAAAGGCATTAATACCGTCTTAACTGGAACAGAACGCATGAAACAGCGTCCAATAGGTATACTAGTAGACGCTTTAAGACATATTGGCGGAGAAATAGTATACATCGAAAACGAGGGCTTTCCTCCTCTTCAGATTCCTTCCCAATTCATTCAAAAGAGCGAAGCTGTAAAAATCAAAGGAGATATTTCATCTCAATACATTACATCTTTACTACTAATTGCATCTTTCCTTCCGAAAGGTTTGACTTTGGAAATTGAAGGAGAACTGACTTCTCGCCCTTATGTGGAAATGACTTTGGGCTTTCTGGAACAATGTGGTATTAAATATACCTGGAACGATAATAAAATTGCTATTCCACATCAGGAGTTTAATGAAAGCAAGTTAATTGTAGAGCCAGATTGGAGCGCTGCTTCATATTGGTATGCTTTTGCAGCATTGGCAGATTCTGCTACGATTACACTTCCTTATTTAAGACAAAATAGCTTACAAGGCGACAGTGCTATCGTAGAAATTATGTCGCATTTCGGTGTTAAAACAACTTTTAACGAAACAGGATTGATTTTAGAAAAAGTAAGTACACCGCTTGATAGTAAATTTTTTGATCTTAAAAACTGTCCGGATCTGGCACAAACTGTTATTGTTGTTAGTGCGGCTTTAGGTCACGAAGCTACCTTTACAGGACTGGAAACTTTAAAAATTAAAGAGACAGACCGTATAAAAGCCTTACAAGAACAATTAGCTAAAATTGGAGTAAAGCTTATTGAAAAGGATTTAAATTACACCTTAGATTGTAGCGGTTTACATTTCCCTGAGAAAATCTTCATCAACACTTATGAGGATCACAGAATGGCTATGGCATTTGCTCCGTTGGCATTATTTGTAAAAGAAGTTGAAATTGAAGAAGAAAGAGTGGTAGATAAGTCTTATCCTCACTATTGGGAAGATGTTAGAAAAATAGGATTCACGTTAAGCTAA
- the galK gene encoding galactokinase translates to MEQSHQLVISTFRENFNQEPIVVCSPGRVNLIGEHTDYNMGFVLPAAINKGIYIAIKKRDDDVVSLIAADLNKKHQTTLKDYKYSDDNWPNFILGVVDQLLKAGKHLSGFNAVISGDVPLGAGMSSSAALECAVAFSLNHIFDLGLDKLSLVQKAQKAENEFVGLQCGIMDQFASVFGKKKHVIKLDCRSLEYEYVPFDIEGIKIVLFDSMVKHSLASSEYNVRRSQCEEGVSIIQQTYPQVKTLRDATLEMVETCLKHTSADIYNRCKYVVEENDRLLKACEDLKHGDIESFGQKMYDTHEGLSKLYEVSCPELDFIAANAKKESAILGARMMGGGFGGCVIALVKEAEVDEVVKRMKDLYFQKMNKGMNVYITQIEDGTRIL, encoded by the coding sequence ATGGAACAATCTCATCAACTTGTAATTTCTACATTTAGAGAAAATTTTAATCAGGAACCTATCGTAGTGTGTTCTCCGGGCCGTGTAAATCTTATTGGCGAACATACCGATTACAATATGGGTTTTGTACTTCCTGCCGCGATAAATAAAGGTATTTATATTGCCATAAAAAAAAGAGATGATGATGTAGTATCTCTCATTGCTGCAGACTTGAATAAAAAGCACCAAACTACTTTAAAAGACTACAAATACTCGGATGATAACTGGCCCAATTTTATATTAGGCGTTGTCGATCAATTGTTAAAAGCCGGAAAACACCTAAGCGGATTTAACGCTGTTATCTCTGGCGACGTTCCATTAGGAGCAGGCATGTCTTCTTCTGCAGCTTTAGAATGCGCTGTTGCGTTTTCTTTAAACCATATTTTTGACCTGGGTTTGGATAAATTATCTCTTGTACAAAAGGCGCAAAAGGCAGAAAATGAATTCGTAGGTCTTCAATGTGGCATTATGGATCAGTTTGCAAGTGTTTTCGGTAAGAAAAAACACGTTATTAAATTAGATTGCAGATCATTGGAGTACGAATATGTACCTTTTGATATTGAGGGAATTAAAATTGTACTTTTTGATTCCATGGTAAAGCACTCTCTTGCGTCCTCTGAATACAATGTCCGAAGAAGTCAATGCGAAGAAGGTGTTTCTATTATTCAACAAACATATCCTCAGGTAAAAACACTTAGAGATGCTACCCTAGAAATGGTAGAAACCTGCTTAAAACACACTAGCGCCGATATATACAACCGCTGTAAATATGTAGTTGAAGAGAACGACAGATTATTAAAAGCTTGCGAGGATCTGAAGCATGGCGATATAGAATCTTTCGGACAGAAAATGTATGATACACACGAAGGTCTAAGCAAATTATACGAGGTGAGTTGTCCTGAACTAGATTTCATTGCAGCAAATGCAAAAAAAGAATCGGCGATATTAGGCGCAAGAATGATGGGAGGCGGCTTTGGCGGCTGTGTTATCGCATTAGTAAAGGAAGCTGAAGTAGATGAGGTTGTAAAAAGAATGAAAGACTTGTATTTCCAAAAAATGAATAAGGGAATGAATGTCTATATCACGCAAATCGAGGACGGCACAAGAATATTATAG
- the nfi gene encoding deoxyribonuclease V (cleaves DNA at apurinic or apyrimidinic sites) encodes MNVTNYDKLSPFEAIAYQNILRHQIELKPLTKQINTIGGADISFNKYEDTVYAGIVILSYPDLKIIEQATVIGKSNFPYISGLLAFREVPTLLEVYEKLKNKPDVMVLDGQGIAHRRRTGIASHFGVLTNTSTIGCGKSRLFGTFIEPANQKFAESELMDKTERIGTVLRSKINCKPLFISPGNLLTNQEAIEIIKNCIKSYRIPEPTRLAHLLVNDIRIKNSKQDNTQTLF; translated from the coding sequence ATGAATGTAACTAATTACGATAAACTAAGTCCGTTTGAAGCTATCGCTTATCAGAATATACTAAGACATCAAATTGAATTAAAGCCATTAACCAAACAAATCAATACAATCGGCGGTGCAGATATTTCCTTCAATAAATATGAAGACACTGTTTATGCCGGAATTGTTATTTTAAGTTATCCCGATTTAAAAATAATAGAACAGGCTACAGTTATTGGAAAAAGTAATTTCCCTTATATCTCTGGATTATTGGCTTTTAGAGAGGTTCCAACTTTATTAGAGGTCTATGAAAAATTGAAAAACAAACCAGATGTTATGGTTTTAGATGGCCAGGGTATTGCACACAGAAGGCGGACTGGAATAGCCAGCCACTTTGGCGTTTTAACCAATACTTCTACTATAGGATGCGGAAAAAGCAGATTGTTTGGCACTTTTATCGAGCCCGCCAATCAAAAATTTGCTGAAAGTGAATTGATGGACAAAACCGAACGCATTGGTACCGTTCTGCGATCAAAAATCAATTGCAAACCACTTTTCATTTCTCCAGGAAATCTGTTAACAAATCAGGAAGCAATAGAAATTATCAAAAATTGCATAAAATCCTATAGAATACCCGAACCTACAAGATTGGCTCATTTACTGGTAAATGACATTCGCATCAAAAACAGTAAGCAAGATAACACACAAACTTTGTTTTAA
- a CDS encoding UDP-glucose--hexose-1-phosphate uridylyltransferase: protein MSFSFEEHPHRRLNILTGEWVLVSPHRTKRPWQGKVENLPVDNRPAYDEKCYLCPGNTRSDGSINPPYKGPYAFTNDFSALLQDTPSGKLEDGLLQASSEKGICRVICFSPRHDLTLPQMEEDDIVKVIDLWQDEFSALSKNEWIKYIQIFENKGEIMGCSNPHPHGQIWAQSTVPGEPAKESIQFKQYFEKKGKSILSDYVTLEQQKQERIVCENEHFIAIVPFWAVWPFETMLISKRHVQNILEFTEEEKKAFAKILKNLTIKYDNLFETSFPYSAGMHQAPVNDGEHPEWHWHMHFYPPLLRSATVKKFMVGYEMLANPQRDITPEQAAKRLKDLSDIHYLKK, encoded by the coding sequence ATGAGTTTTAGTTTTGAAGAACATCCACATAGAAGGTTAAACATCCTTACCGGCGAATGGGTACTGGTCTCTCCTCATAGAACCAAAAGACCCTGGCAGGGAAAAGTAGAAAATTTACCGGTAGACAATAGACCTGCTTATGATGAAAAATGCTATCTATGCCCTGGAAACACTCGTTCCGACGGAAGCATAAATCCACCATATAAGGGACCGTACGCTTTCACTAATGATTTTTCGGCCTTATTGCAAGACACCCCTTCTGGAAAACTGGAAGATGGTTTACTACAGGCTTCCAGCGAAAAAGGAATCTGCAGAGTTATTTGCTTCTCACCACGCCACGACCTCACTTTGCCACAAATGGAAGAAGATGATATCGTAAAGGTAATAGATCTTTGGCAGGACGAATTTTCAGCATTAAGCAAAAATGAATGGATTAAATACATTCAAATTTTCGAGAATAAAGGCGAGATTATGGGATGTAGCAATCCCCATCCTCACGGGCAAATCTGGGCACAAAGTACCGTTCCTGGAGAACCAGCTAAAGAAAGTATCCAGTTTAAACAATATTTCGAAAAAAAGGGAAAAAGTATTTTAAGTGATTATGTTACGTTAGAACAGCAAAAACAAGAAAGAATTGTCTGCGAAAACGAACATTTTATTGCGATTGTCCCTTTCTGGGCAGTTTGGCCGTTCGAAACCATGTTAATAAGTAAAAGACATGTTCAGAATATTTTGGAATTTACTGAAGAAGAAAAAAAGGCCTTTGCAAAAATATTGAAGAACCTTACCATAAAATACGACAATCTGTTTGAAACTTCTTTCCCTTATTCTGCAGGTATGCATCAGGCACCTGTAAATGATGGTGAGCATCCCGAATGGCATTGGCATATGCACTTTTATCCGCCATTACTTCGTTCTGCAACAGTTAAGAAGTTTATGGTTGGTTATGAAATGCTTGCAAACCCGCAAAGGGATATCACTCCGGAACAAGCTGCAAAGAGATTGAAAGATTTGAGTGACATTCATTATCTAAAAAAATAA